CGGGTCAACAAGCAACGGCGTGCCGTCCATGGACTTGTTCTCGGCAATTTTTTGCCCGTCGATGAGAATAAGCACGCGGGTGGGGTTTTCACCGCGCAGGGATATGCGCTTCAGCCCCTGCGCACCCGAATTGACAACCTGCACGCCGGGCACGTCTTCCAGAAGGCCGCCGACAGTTGTCGCTGTCGATTCCTTGATCTGCTCCTTGGTGACCACGCTCACCGACATGGGCACGTCGAGCAGTTCCTTTTCCACCCTTGAGGCAGAAACTTTGACGGTTTCCGTCTCAAGGGTCTGGGCCGGGGCCGGTGCCCCCCAGAGCAGCAGCCCGGCAATGCCCAAGGGCAGGGCCTGAGCGTTTAATTTACGCAGCAGCGACATTCTTTTCCTCCAGCATCGCCTTGAGAAAATTGAGTAAAAGTTGTGTGAGGTTTACCTGCCAGAATTGCCCGGCCATGGTGAGCACCACCCGGCCATCATGCCATTCAAGCAGTTGGGCGCGTTGCCACTGGGCAAGCACTGGCTCCCATATTTGACCAAGAGGCAGGGCAAAACGACGCTCAAGGCCTTTTACATCCATCCAGCCCTGCTCCATACACTCGGCAACCGACCTGTAGAGGAAGTAGTGGCGCTGGGGGCTTTGCACAAAGGCCAAGGGTTTGCGTCCGTCACGAACGGCCTGCTGCCATTCTGCGTAATTGCTGTTGTTCATGTAAAAGTGCCCGCCCAGATTGCCCCCTGCGCCGGGGCCGAAGGCAAGGCAGTTGGCCGAAGCCTTAACGTACAGATTGTAAAGGTTGCGCTCGCGCGACGTGCGCGCCCAGTGGCTAAGAGAAAGGCGGCGGTAGAAGGCCCCTTCCATGTCTTCCACCGCTGCGGCGTACATGGCCGACTGGAGGGGAATATCCGCCGTGGGGGCAATCTTGCCCTGTTCTATGCCGCGCCCAAGCGGGGTCTGGCGGTACACATTGAGCTGGTAGCAGTCCGCCCCGTCAAGGTTGAGGGATTGGGCAACGGCAATGTCTTCGCGCCAGAGTCCCAGAGTCTGGTTGGGGAAACCGTAAATAAGGTCAACAATGACAGCGGCCTGATCGTAGCTCAGGAGTTGCTCAAGGCCGCGCTCCATGTCGTCGCGCGATCCCAGCCGCCCCATGGACTGCCGAATGGAGGTATGGAAGCTCTGAACGCCCAGCGAAAAGCGGTTTGCGCCGCCTTCAAGGCAGGCTTCCATTTTACGAGGCCCGAAATTGGTGAGCCTGCCTTCAACCGTGATTTCGCAGTCGTTGGCCAGCGGCAGCGCCTCGCGCACTCCTTCAAGAATGCGCTGGAGGTCTTCTGCTTCAAGGGCTGTGGGGGTGCCGCCGCCAAAATACACGGCATGAACCGGCGTGCTCTGCACGGCCTTGCGCTCACGCCACATTTGCAGCTCAGCCAGCAGGGCGTCGGCATACAGGCGGCTGTCGCTTTCGTGATAGGCCTTGTTGTAAAACCCGCAGTAGAGGCAATGCGTCTGGCAAAAGGGCACATGGATGTAGGCCACTGTTTTGCCCCTGAGGGGCGAGGCCAAAAGCAGATCCATATGGCTCTGTATGCTTTCCGGCTCAATCATGTTGCCGCCAGTGCCGGGGTGCATGGCGATTTTGGCGTCAAAGGCGTGCGAGAGGGCGCATACGCCTTCTTTGGCAAAAAAAGCGGAAAGGTCTTTGGGCGCGCGCCCTGACGCCGCCGATAATTTGCCCGGGTCGGGCATTTCGTAAATTTTTTGGTTAGGTTGGGGCTGCATCTGCGTTCCTCGATTGCAAATAAAAGTTAGTCTTAACTAATTCTGTTAAATCCAATTAATTAAATTGAAAAAGAATGTCAATACCAACTTGAAAAAAGCTCGACAATGTGGGTAAGCGCAGGAATGACGATGGAAAAGCGGTGGGGAAAGCAGTTGGGAGCCAAAGGCTGGCAGCACTACTGGCTGCAATATTTGAGGAATAAAGGACGTGATCGCGGTGGAAGGGGTTGAAAAAAATGCAATTTGTCTGAGGGACTGCCTGAATTCGGCAGCTTATCTGGCAACAGGGTGCCAGTACCAACCCATCTGGTACTAATGCCGTCAAAAAGATGGTGCTCCTTGGCATAGGAGCACCTGAATGAAGCGGAGGCGAATTACGGAAGAGCAGAGCCCCGGGAGAGCTGGCCAATGCGCAACTGGGAGTATCCGATACTATTGTTTGTTTTTCCGTTCAGGTTCCTCCCTGGTTTCGGGCAAAATATCCTGTTCAAACAAACCGAATTTTTTCATTTTTCGCCAAAGTGTCGCGCGTCCAATGCCCAACCGGCGCGCAGATTCATTTCTGTTTCCGCCGCATTGCCGCAACATGTCGCGCAAGGCGCGTGCTTCCAGTGAATAAAGGCTGGCGGCAGGGGAGTCCTGCTGCCTGACGACTGGCGCAACATCGCTTGCGCATGTCTGTTCGTATGGGTGGCAACTGCGCAGGGAATCGGCCATGATGTCTTCAGAAAGCACACCGTGTGGAGCAATGACCATGGCCCGCTCCAGAACATTGGCCAGTTGCCGTACATTGCCAGGCCAGGGGATAGTTTCCAGAAGCGCCATCCCCCGGGGATCTATCGGTGGCATGGGCTTGTGCTGTTCTTTGGATTTTCTGTGCAGTATGAACCGCGCCAGCAGGCCAATATCACCCACGCGCTCCACCAGCGGGGGAAGCTCCAGAATGAGCACCGCCAGTCTGTAGTACAGGTCTTCCCTGAACCGTCCCGCCTGAACTTCTTTCGCCAGATTGCGGTTGGTGGCCGCGATAATGCGCACGTCCACCGGCGTTACCTTGTTGTCGCCCACGCGCGAGACCTCTTTTTCCTGTAGGACTCGCAACAGGCGACATTGCAGGGGCAAAGGCATTTCGCTTATTTCATCCAGAAAAATGGTGCCGCAGTGGGCCATTTCAAAAAGACCCATTTTGCCGCTTTCGCTGGCGCCAGTGAAAGCCCCTCGCACATAGCCGAACAGCTCGCTCTCAAGCAGGTTTTCTGGCAGAGCGGCGCAGTTTACGGCCACAAAGGGGCTGTCTGCCCTGGCACTGGCATTGTGGATAGACTGCGCAAAGAGCTCCTTGCCTGTACCTGTTTTGCCGTAAATGAGAACAGTGCTTTCAGACTGCGCATAGGTGAAGGCCCGTTTTTTCGCTTTTTCCAGTGATTCCGATTTTCCCACCACATCGGCAAAGGTGCTTTTGGCCACATGCCCAGAATCACGTACCCGTTTGCGCACCCGCTGTTCCAGAGACTGGATGCGCCGTACTTCCTGCAAGGTAAGCACCGCGCCCCGGCTGTGTCCGTTCACGTGGATGGGCACACTGGTAACGGCAAGAGAATTGCCGCCTATCAGGCATACTTCGGAGGCTTGTTCGTTTTCAGGCGTCTGGATGCAGGATTCCCAGGGCATGCCCAAAACCTCGTGCACGTCGCGCCCCACCACGTCCTGCCGCCGCAGGCCAAGCAGCTCCAGGCCAATGCGGTTTATCTCAGAAATATGCCCCGAGGCATCAATGCCGATAATGCCATCGTTGATGGAGTTGAGCAGGGCATTGATTGTGCCGAGGCGCAGGTCTTTTTCCTTCTGGAGCGAAACAATGCGCTTGCCCTCTTCAATGGCGTCCTGAATGACGCGCGGATCCATGTCGATGTGTACGCCCTGCGCGCCAAGAGCCCGTGCGGCGTTTACCACGGGCGAGCCGCCCACAAAGGCCTTTACGCCTCTGGCAATGAGCTGCCGCAGTCTTTCCGATATATCGGCAAGATCCGTCAGGGTTTCCACAACCACCGGTTTTTCAAAAAAATCTTTTAGGGCAAGAGCGTTGTAGGTGAAGGATTCAAATCCCACCACCGCGATTTTATCCGCAAGGCCAAAAGCGCGGTTGACTGCGCGCAGCATGTCCACGCTCGTATACCTAAGCTCCAGCACATGCGTTTTGAGGGCTGCTTTAAGCAGGGCAGCCGTGCCGCCGTTGCTGACAACAACCATGGCCTGCCCCTGGTCGATATGGCTTTGGGCAAGGCGCACTGCATCTTCCAGCGCTGCTTCATAAACAAGGAAGCTCTCGCCGATGCGGCTGAAAATGTTGCTGATAGTGTTGGTAATCGGTTCGCTTGGGGTGATGAACAGAATGTCTTCCCTGCGGATATGAACCATGGACGTCTCCATCTGCAAATTGTTTCCTTTTGATACATGGTATATCAAATGAAACATAAATGAAACAGATAGATGCAACATCATCATTCTGAACTCGCCGGTATTCTGGGGCGGGCTGAAGGCAAAACAATACTTATTTATTGTAATATATTGTAAAATATGAATTTTTAAATTTATTTGTGCTGTCCTGCAACTACTGGACTCTACTGGCATGTCTCTTGCTTTTTGGCGCAAGAATGCATTCGCCATGTTTCATTGGGAGGACACCATGAGAGTTCATGTCATAGAACCCATAGACGAAAGCGCCATGCGCAAACTGCGTGCCGAGGCGGAAGTAGTGGCGTGGGATGATCCGGAAAAAAACGACCTTTCCCGAGCGGATGCGGTCATTGTGCGCGCGGCGTCCGTCACGCGCGAGCAGATTCTTGCTGCACCGGGGCTGAAGGTTATTGGCAAGCATGGCGTTGGCGTGAACGCCATTGATCTGGTCACAGCCAAGGAGCGGGGCATACCTGTTGTGTATACCCCGCTGAGCAACGTAAATTCAGTAGCCGAACTGGTTTTTGGCTTTATTCTCGCCACTGCCCGCAAGCTGCGCGACAATATGGAGCACATACGCCGAGGGGCAGAGCGCATAGCCCCCGCAACTCTTACAGGCCTTGAGATTTCCGGGAAGTCGCTTGGCCTTGTAGGCTTCGGCAACATAGGTTCACGCGTGGCGCAGATTGCCGTGAACGGGTTCGGCATGGAGGTTCATGTCTACGATCCCTATATGAAAGCGGCCACAGCGAAAGAGCGCGGCGTGCACTTGCATGAAACTCTTGAAAGCATGCTGCGCGAGGCAGACTACATCAGCGTGAGTGTGCCACTTACCGAGACGACCAGAGGGCTCATAGGCTCCGCGCAGTTTGCCTGCTGCAAGCCCACGGCCGTTATCGTCAGCACCGCGCGCGGCGGGGTTATTGACGAATCCGCCCTTTACGAGGCCTTGGCGCGCAAGACTATTTACGGCGCTGCCAGCGACGTATTTGTGCAGGAACCCCCCACCATGGAAAACCCTCTGCTGCAATTGCCCAACTTTATCGGCACCCTGCATATAGGCGGCAGTACGCACGAATCGCTTGTGCGCGTTGGCAATACGGTTGTGGACGATGTGCTTGCCGTGTTGCACGGTGAAAAACCGCTCTATCCCTATGCGGTATAGCCTTTTGTTTTAGCCTGTTACCGAAAAGGATTCCGCTATGACTCAGACGGATACAACCACGTCGGTTGAAGAACAAAAATTGCGCGAAGCGAAAAAGGCCACTGCGGCCGCCGCATTCGGTACTTTTTTGGAATATTACGATTTTTCAGTATACGGCTACTGCGCTGCCCGCATATCCAAGGAATTTTTCCCCAGCGACAACCCCACGGTTTCATTGCTGTCCACCTTGGCCGTATTTGGTCTGGCCTTTATCGTCCGGCCATTGGGCGGCCTATTTTTCGGGCACATTGGTGACCGCTACGGGCGAAAACTTTCGCTTGTGGCTACGGTGGTGCTTATCGGTGTGGCCTGTACGGCCATCGGCTGCTTACCCACCTACGATCAGATAGGCATTGCTGCGCCTATCCTGCTGATTCTTTGCCGCATATTGCAAGGCTTTTCCGCCGGGGGCGAGATAGGCAGCGCGGCTTCGTACATTCGTGAATGGGCACCCGCAGAACGCCGCTCCCTGTATCTTTCCTTTGTGCCCAGCGTGGCCAATTTGGGCAAGGCCGGGGCCGCTGGCCTTACCGGGCTGGCCGCCTATCTGTTTGTTGGCGAAAGCGCAAGCTGGGCCTGGCGCGTACCCTTTCTGGTGGCCATGCCCCTCATGCTCGGTTGCCTCTGGATGCGTCTAAAAATCGAGGATACTCCCGACTTCACCAACATGAAGAACGAGGGCAAGCTTTCTGAGGCCCCCATCAAGGAGCTGATACATCAGTATCCAGCTTCACTGTGCAAGCTGTTCATGTACTCGCTGGTTCAGAACGTGGGCACGTACTGCGGTACCGTGTATGTCGCCATCTATATGCGCACAGTGCTGAAAATGCCTGCCACCGAAGTTGGCTTTATCGTCCTGATAGCCGTGACCTGTGCGGCGCTCTTCATACCCTTGTTCGGCCTCATTACTGATCGCGTAGGCCCAGTTAAAACGCTGGTGGCCTGCTACGTCTGCTATATCGTGCTGAGCTATCCCTGCTACGCCATAATGGGCAAGGGCTTTGGCATGGCCATCTTTGCACTGGTTACCACCATGATCCCTTATGCCTTGTGCCAGGCTGGGTCATATTCCATGTACCCGGAGCTGTTGCCACCCCGCGTGCGCAGCACAGGGGTTTCCTTCGGGCATAGCATGGGGGCTGTTTTGGGTGGGGCCACCACGCCGTTTCTGGCCACGTGGCTCATTTCCAAGTTCAACGACATCATGATTCCCGCCTATATCCTCATTTTTGTAGGTGCGCTGGGCCTGATTAACCTGCTGATTCTCAAGAAGGCCGACCCCGCTGAAGGGCGTCGGTTCCGCTAAGGGCCTTCCTTTAAACAACAGTGCTCTGGAGAAATATATGGAACTTTTTGATTGCACCCTTCGTGACGGCGGCAATGTGCTTGGCAACGGGTTTCCGGCTGATCTGACGGAACTTATGCTGAAAGGACTTGTTGATTGCGGCGTACGGTATATCGAATACGGCAATGCCAATGGCATTGCCGCGGGCGAAGAGCAGGGTAAGGTCGCCCCGCTGACTGATGCCGAATATATGGCCCTGGCCAAGCCGCTGGTGGATAAGGCTCGTTTGGGCATGTTCATTCTTGCTGGCAACGCTACGGAAGCACGTGTGGCGGCGGCCGCAGAGGCTGGCCTGAGCTTTTTACGCGTTGGTGCCAATGCTGGTGATGGCGACAAGGCGCGTCAGGCTGTTGAGTTGGTAAAAAAGCACAAGCTTGAGGCCTGTTATTCAATGATGAAGGCCTATGTGCTCAGCCCCGATGCCCTGGCCGACG
The sequence above is a segment of the Desulfovibrio sp. genome. Coding sequences within it:
- a CDS encoding MFS transporter, which encodes MTQTDTTTSVEEQKLREAKKATAAAAFGTFLEYYDFSVYGYCAARISKEFFPSDNPTVSLLSTLAVFGLAFIVRPLGGLFFGHIGDRYGRKLSLVATVVLIGVACTAIGCLPTYDQIGIAAPILLILCRILQGFSAGGEIGSAASYIREWAPAERRSLYLSFVPSVANLGKAGAAGLTGLAAYLFVGESASWAWRVPFLVAMPLMLGCLWMRLKIEDTPDFTNMKNEGKLSEAPIKELIHQYPASLCKLFMYSLVQNVGTYCGTVYVAIYMRTVLKMPATEVGFIVLIAVTCAALFIPLFGLITDRVGPVKTLVACYVCYIVLSYPCYAIMGKGFGMAIFALVTTMIPYALCQAGSYSMYPELLPPRVRSTGVSFGHSMGAVLGGATTPFLATWLISKFNDIMIPAYILIFVGALGLINLLILKKADPAEGRRFR
- a CDS encoding hydroxyacid dehydrogenase; this translates as MRVHVIEPIDESAMRKLRAEAEVVAWDDPEKNDLSRADAVIVRAASVTREQILAAPGLKVIGKHGVGVNAIDLVTAKERGIPVVYTPLSNVNSVAELVFGFILATARKLRDNMEHIRRGAERIAPATLTGLEISGKSLGLVGFGNIGSRVAQIAVNGFGMEVHVYDPYMKAATAKERGVHLHETLESMLREADYISVSVPLTETTRGLIGSAQFACCKPTAVIVSTARGGVIDESALYEALARKTIYGAASDVFVQEPPTMENPLLQLPNFIGTLHIGGSTHESLVRVGNTVVDDVLAVLHGEKPLYPYAV
- a CDS encoding sigma 54-interacting transcriptional regulator codes for the protein MVHIRREDILFITPSEPITNTISNIFSRIGESFLVYEAALEDAVRLAQSHIDQGQAMVVVSNGGTAALLKAALKTHVLELRYTSVDMLRAVNRAFGLADKIAVVGFESFTYNALALKDFFEKPVVVETLTDLADISERLRQLIARGVKAFVGGSPVVNAARALGAQGVHIDMDPRVIQDAIEEGKRIVSLQKEKDLRLGTINALLNSINDGIIGIDASGHISEINRIGLELLGLRRQDVVGRDVHEVLGMPWESCIQTPENEQASEVCLIGGNSLAVTSVPIHVNGHSRGAVLTLQEVRRIQSLEQRVRKRVRDSGHVAKSTFADVVGKSESLEKAKKRAFTYAQSESTVLIYGKTGTGKELFAQSIHNASARADSPFVAVNCAALPENLLESELFGYVRGAFTGASESGKMGLFEMAHCGTIFLDEISEMPLPLQCRLLRVLQEKEVSRVGDNKVTPVDVRIIAATNRNLAKEVQAGRFREDLYYRLAVLILELPPLVERVGDIGLLARFILHRKSKEQHKPMPPIDPRGMALLETIPWPGNVRQLANVLERAMVIAPHGVLSEDIMADSLRSCHPYEQTCASDVAPVVRQQDSPAASLYSLEARALRDMLRQCGGNRNESARRLGIGRATLWRKMKKFGLFEQDILPETREEPERKNKQ
- the hutW gene encoding heme anaerobic degradation radical SAM methyltransferase ChuW/HutW, with the translated sequence MQPQPNQKIYEMPDPGKLSAASGRAPKDLSAFFAKEGVCALSHAFDAKIAMHPGTGGNMIEPESIQSHMDLLLASPLRGKTVAYIHVPFCQTHCLYCGFYNKAYHESDSRLYADALLAELQMWRERKAVQSTPVHAVYFGGGTPTALEAEDLQRILEGVREALPLANDCEITVEGRLTNFGPRKMEACLEGGANRFSLGVQSFHTSIRQSMGRLGSRDDMERGLEQLLSYDQAAVIVDLIYGFPNQTLGLWREDIAVAQSLNLDGADCYQLNVYRQTPLGRGIEQGKIAPTADIPLQSAMYAAAVEDMEGAFYRRLSLSHWARTSRERNLYNLYVKASANCLAFGPGAGGNLGGHFYMNNSNYAEWQQAVRDGRKPLAFVQSPQRHYFLYRSVAECMEQGWMDVKGLERRFALPLGQIWEPVLAQWQRAQLLEWHDGRVVLTMAGQFWQVNLTQLLLNFLKAMLEEKNVAAA